In one window of Megalopta genalis isolate 19385.01 chromosome 8, iyMegGena1_principal, whole genome shotgun sequence DNA:
- the Nrx-IV gene encoding neurexin-4 isoform X2, producing MNTIRCFVLVFAFASNSFTSAYDECNEPLLDKAHLRATSELPGRGPYNARLNGGSTWSPELSSYDQHLTVELGDRYEIRSIATRGRAHTNEYVTEYIVQYSDDGQAWASYESQDGVDEMFKGNVDGDTIKLNKFEVPIIAQWIRINPTRWRDRISLRLELYGCNYVSDVLSFNGSSLLRYDLLREPIETDRHFIRFRFKTNNADGVLMYSRGTQGDYIALQLKDNRMILNIDLGSGVMTSLSVGSLLDDNMWHDVLISRNRKNISFSVDRVLIKGRVKGEFHRLDLNRALYIGGVPNKQDGLVVNQNFTGCIENFYLNATSIIHDLRETEITGENLRYYRVNTIYSCPEPPIIPVTFLTQGSYARLKGYEGISSMNVSLTFRTYEDKGIILYHQFTSPGFVKLYLEDGKLKVDIQTKENPQVVLDNFNEKFNDGKWHQVILTISKNSLILNVDGTPMRTKRILEMITGPVYLIGGVTGIESNRGFVGCMRMISIDGNYKLPTDWKEEEYCCKNEVVFDACQMMDRCNPNPCKHSGVCRQNSDEFFCDCANTGYTGAVCHTSLNPLSCEAYKNINSVNQRADIKIDVDGSGPLKPFPVVCEFYTDGRVRTIVRHNNERITPVDGFQEPGSFVQDIIYDADMDQIEALLNRSTSCRQRISYECVRSKLFNSPVPQGSEFRPNSWWVSRNNQKMDYWGGALAGSRKCECGILGNCADPTKWCNCDSDLDGPLEDSGDITEKEYLPVKQLRFGDTGTPVDEKEGRYTLGPLICEGDDLFKNVVTFRVVDATINLPTFDIGHSGDIFFEFKTTIDNAVIIHSKGPTDYIKISINSGNQIQFQYLAGGGPLTVSVQTSYRLADNRWHSVSVERNRKEARIVVDGALKNEVREPPGPVRALHLTSDLVVGATTDFRDGYVGCIRALLLNGQLQDLRSYARQSLYGVSEGCMGKCESSPCLNNGTCHERYDGYSCDCRWTAFKGPICADEIGVNMRPSSIIKYDFMGSWRSTISEKIRVGFTTTNPKGFLLGLFSNISGEYMTIMVSNSGHLRVVFDFGFERQEVIFPNKHFGLGQYHDVRVGRKNSGSTLVLQVDNYEPKEFHFNIKTSADAQFNNIQYMYIGKNESITEGFAGCISRVEFDDIYPLKLLFQEDGPANVRTFGTPLTEDFCGVEPITHPPDVVETRPPPEVDEEKVRAAYNETDTAILGSVLAIIIIALVIMAVLIGRYMSRHKGEYLTQEDKGAEIALDPDSAVVHSTTGHQVQKKKEWFI from the exons ATGAATACTATAAGGTGTTTTGTGCTCGTGTTCGCTTTTGCAAGTAATTCATTCACATCTGCGT aCGATGAATGCAATGAACCGCTTTTGGATAAAGCTCATTTGAGAGCTACGTCGGAGTTACCTGGAAGAGGTCCATATAACGCAAGGCTAAATG GAGGTTCTACGTGGTCACCAGAGCTTAGCAGTTATGATCAACATCTTACTGTGGAACTGGGGGACAGATATGAGATACGCAGCATTGCCACACGAGGTCGTGCTCATACTAATGAGTATGTGACAGAGTACATTGTTCAATACTCTGACGATGGGCAAGCCTGGGCCAGTTATGAGAGCCAAGACGGTGTAGATGAG ATGTTCAAGGGAAATGTGGACGGGGACACCATAAAACTTAATAAATTTGAGGTACCGATTATAGCGCAATGGATTCGAATAAATCCAACTCGATGGCGGGACAGAATATCATTGAGACTAGAATTGTACGGTTGCAATTATG TGTCTGACGTTCTTTCCTTCAATGGTTCATCCCTGCTGCGATATGATTTATTAAGAGAGCCGATAGAAACTGATAGACACTTTATACGTTTTCGATTCAAAACGAATAATGCTGATGGAGTGTTAATGTATTCCCGTGGCACACAAGGAGATTATATAGCGCTGCAACTAAAAGACAATAGAATGATATTAAATATTGATCTTGGATCTGGCGTTATGACGAGCTTATCTGTTGGGAGTCTATTGGACGACAATATGTGGCATGATGTTTTGATATCGCGTAATAGAAAGAATATATCGTTTTCTGTAGATAGAGTGTTAATTAAAGGAAGAGTCAAAGGAGAATTTCACAGACTGGACCTAAATAGGGCA CTTTACATTGGCGGCGTTCCTAACAAACAAGACGGACTAGTGGTTAATCAGAATTTCACAGGGTGTATAGAAAATTTTTACTTAAATGCCACTAGTATTATACATGACTTAAGGGAGACTGAAATCACTGGAGAAAACTTGAGATACTATAGAGTTAATACAATCTACAGCTGCCCAGAACCACCTATAATTCCTGTGACATTTTTAACTCAGGGATCATACGCAAGACTCAAAGGATACGAGGGAATATCTTCCATGAATGTTTCCCTCACGTTTCGGACATACGAAGATAAAGGAATCATTTTATATCATCAGTTTACATCTCCAGGTTTTGTGAAG TTGTATTTAGAAGACGGAAAATTGAAGGTCGACATACAAACAAAAGAAAATCCCCAAGTAGTTTTAGATAACTTCAATGAAAAGTTCAACGATGGCAAATGGCACCAGGTCATTCTGACAATATCCAAAAATAGTTTGATTTTAAATGTCGATGGAACACCGATGAGAACTAAACGGATATTGGAGATGATAACGGGACCGGTGTATCTAATAGGCGGCGTGACTGGTATAGAAAGCAACCGTGGATTTGTCGGTTGTATGCGAATGATAAGCATCGATGGCAATTACAAGCTGCCAACCGATTGGAAGGAGGAAGAATATTGTTGCAAGAACGAAGTCGTCTTCGATGCTTGCCAGATGATGGACCGTTGCAATCCAAACCCATGCAAACATTCTGGCGTTTGTCGTCAAAATTCTGATGAATTCTTCTGTGACTGTGCCAATACGGGTTATACAGGGGCAGTATGCCATACCT CACTGAATCCACTTTCCTGTGAAGCATACAAAAACATAAATTCAGTAAATCAGCGAGCAGATATTAAAATAGATGTGGACGGAAGCGGTCCGCTGAAACCATTTCCTGTAGTCTGTGAATTTTACACTGACGGGCGTGTAAGAACCATCGTAAGGCACAACAACGAGCGCATCACTCCTGTAGATGGATTCCAAGAACCAGGTAGTTTTGTGCAAGATATTATCTACGACGCTGACATGGATCAGATTGAAGCGCTCCTAAACAGGTCCACAAGTTGTAGACAGAGGATCAGTTACGAATGTGTACGTTCAAAGTTGTTCAATTCACCAG TACCGCAAGGAAGCGAGTTTAGGCCGAACTCGTGGTGGGTCAGCAGGAATAATCAGAAAATGGACTACTGGGGCGGAGCTTTGGCAGGATCACGCAAATGCGAGTGCGGTATCCTCGGCAATTGCGCAGATCCTACGAAATGGTGTAATTGCGATTCTGATCTGGACGGTCCTCTTGAAGACAGCGGCGACATTACCGAAAAAGAGTATCTTCCTGTGAAACAATTACGATTCGGCGACACTGGTACACCGGTAGATGAAAAGGAAGGACGTTACACTCTTGGGCCTCTTATCTGCGAGGGAGATG ATTTGTTCAAGAACGTAGTAACATTCCGTGTTGTTGACGCCACTATCAATCTCCCAACCTTTGACATTGGTCACAGCGGTGACATCTTTTTTGAGTTCAAAACAACGATTGACAATGCAGTTATAATTCACAGCAAAGGGCCTACGGATTACATTAAAATTTCTATAAACAGCGGCAATCAGATTCAGTTCCAGTACTTGGCAGGCGGTGGTCCGCTCACTGTAAGCGTTCAGACCTCTTATAGATTGGCTGACAATCGATGGCACTCCGTGTCTGTGGAAAGAAACCGTAAAGAAGCTAGAATAGTGGTGGACGGGGCATTGAAAAACGAAGTGCGAGAACCTCCGGGACCGGTACGAGCGCTTCATCTGACATCAGATCTTGTGGTAGGCGCCACAACAGATTTCAGAGACGGCTATGTAGGATGTATTAGAGCGCTTCTATTAAACGGACAGCTACAGGATCTCAGAAGCTACGCTCGACAAAGCCTGTATGGTGTCTCCGAAGGTTGCATGGGTAAATGCGAAAGCAGCCCATGTCTTAACAACGGAACATGCCATGAAAGATACGACGGGTATTCGTGCGACTGTCGCTGGACCGCGTTCAAGGGCCCCATTTGTGCAGACG AAATCGGTGTGAACATGCGTCCCAGCTCGATAATAAAGTACGACTTCATGGGCAGCTGGCGCTCAACGATATCCGAGAAGATCAGGGTCGGTTTTACTACGACCAATCCGAAAGGTTTCTTGCTTGGGCTATTTTCAAACATTTCCGGAGAGTATATGACAATCATGGTCTCGAACAGCGGACACTTGCGCGTGGTGTTCGACTTTGGCTTCGAACGGCAAGAAGTGATATTTCCGAACAAACACTTCGGCTTGGGGCAGTACCACGACGTCAGAGTGGGCAGGAAGAATTCAGGCTCCACTCTTGTTCTGCAAGTCGACAATTACGAGCCGAAGGAGTTTCATTTTAACATCAAAACGTCCGCGGATGctcaatttaataatattcagtACATGTACATTGGGAAGAATGAATCCATAACAGAGGGATTCGCTGGATGTATATCCAGAGTCGAATTTGATGATATATATCCTCTGAAGTTACTTTTCCAAGAGGACGGACCGGCAAATGTTCGCACATTCGGCACTCCTCTCACAGAGGACTTTTGCGGTGTCGAACCGATCACACATCCTCCGGATGTCGTTGAAACACGTCCACCTCCGGAGGTGGACGAGGAGAAAGTTCGAGCCGCGTACAACGAAACTGATACAGCTATCTTAGGTAGCGTGTTGGCTATCATTATCATAGCGTTAGTAATAATGGCTGTACTTATAGGAAGATACATGTCGCGACATAAAGGTGAATATTTGACGCAAGAGGACAAAGGTGCTGAAATAGCATTAGATCCGGATTCAGCTGTCGTCCACTCGACCACAGGCCATCAAGTTCAAAAGAAGAAGGAATGGTTCATCTAA
- the Nrx-IV gene encoding neurexin-4 isoform X1 produces the protein MNTIRCFVLVFAFASNSFTSAYDECNEPLLDKAHLRATSELPGRGPYNARLNGGNAWTASSSDFGQYLIIDLGQIMNITAVATQGRAVQKEYVMEYGISYGTNGLDYVDYKEEDGNVKMFKGNVDGDTIKLNKFEVPIIAQWIRINPTRWRDRISLRLELYGCNYVSDVLSFNGSSLLRYDLLREPIETDRHFIRFRFKTNNADGVLMYSRGTQGDYIALQLKDNRMILNIDLGSGVMTSLSVGSLLDDNMWHDVLISRNRKNISFSVDRVLIKGRVKGEFHRLDLNRALYIGGVPNKQDGLVVNQNFTGCIENFYLNATSIIHDLRETEITGENLRYYRVNTIYSCPEPPIIPVTFLTQGSYARLKGYEGISSMNVSLTFRTYEDKGIILYHQFTSPGFVKLYLEDGKLKVDIQTKENPQVVLDNFNEKFNDGKWHQVILTISKNSLILNVDGTPMRTKRILEMITGPVYLIGGVTGIESNRGFVGCMRMISIDGNYKLPTDWKEEEYCCKNEVVFDACQMMDRCNPNPCKHSGVCRQNSDEFFCDCANTGYTGAVCHTSLNPLSCEAYKNINSVNQRADIKIDVDGSGPLKPFPVVCEFYTDGRVRTIVRHNNERITPVDGFQEPGSFVQDIIYDADMDQIEALLNRSTSCRQRISYECVRSKLFNSPVPQGSEFRPNSWWVSRNNQKMDYWGGALAGSRKCECGILGNCADPTKWCNCDSDLDGPLEDSGDITEKEYLPVKQLRFGDTGTPVDEKEGRYTLGPLICEGDDLFKNVVTFRVVDATINLPTFDIGHSGDIFFEFKTTIDNAVIIHSKGPTDYIKISINSGNQIQFQYLAGGGPLTVSVQTSYRLADNRWHSVSVERNRKEARIVVDGALKNEVREPPGPVRALHLTSDLVVGATTDFRDGYVGCIRALLLNGQLQDLRSYARQSLYGVSEGCMGKCESSPCLNNGTCHERYDGYSCDCRWTAFKGPICADEIGVNMRPSSIIKYDFMGSWRSTISEKIRVGFTTTNPKGFLLGLFSNISGEYMTIMVSNSGHLRVVFDFGFERQEVIFPNKHFGLGQYHDVRVGRKNSGSTLVLQVDNYEPKEFHFNIKTSADAQFNNIQYMYIGKNESITEGFAGCISRVEFDDIYPLKLLFQEDGPANVRTFGTPLTEDFCGVEPITHPPDVVETRPPPEVDEEKVRAAYNETDTAILGSVLAIIIIALVIMAVLIGRYMSRHKGEYLTQEDKGAEIALDPDSAVVHSTTGHQVQKKKEWFI, from the exons ATGAATACTATAAGGTGTTTTGTGCTCGTGTTCGCTTTTGCAAGTAATTCATTCACATCTGCGT aCGATGAATGCAATGAACCGCTTTTGGATAAAGCTCATTTGAGAGCTACGTCGGAGTTACCTGGAAGAGGTCCATATAACGCAAGGCTAAATG GCGGAAACGCATGGACGGCTAGCAGTTCAGACTTTGGTCAGTACCTTATTATCGACCTGGGTCAAATTATGAACATCACAGCTGTGGCGACCCAGGGACGAGCAGTGCAAAAAGAGTATGTTATGGAGTATGGTATCAGTTATGGTACGAATGGCCTGGACTACGTTGATTACAAAGAAGAAGATGGTAATGTTAAG ATGTTCAAGGGAAATGTGGACGGGGACACCATAAAACTTAATAAATTTGAGGTACCGATTATAGCGCAATGGATTCGAATAAATCCAACTCGATGGCGGGACAGAATATCATTGAGACTAGAATTGTACGGTTGCAATTATG TGTCTGACGTTCTTTCCTTCAATGGTTCATCCCTGCTGCGATATGATTTATTAAGAGAGCCGATAGAAACTGATAGACACTTTATACGTTTTCGATTCAAAACGAATAATGCTGATGGAGTGTTAATGTATTCCCGTGGCACACAAGGAGATTATATAGCGCTGCAACTAAAAGACAATAGAATGATATTAAATATTGATCTTGGATCTGGCGTTATGACGAGCTTATCTGTTGGGAGTCTATTGGACGACAATATGTGGCATGATGTTTTGATATCGCGTAATAGAAAGAATATATCGTTTTCTGTAGATAGAGTGTTAATTAAAGGAAGAGTCAAAGGAGAATTTCACAGACTGGACCTAAATAGGGCA CTTTACATTGGCGGCGTTCCTAACAAACAAGACGGACTAGTGGTTAATCAGAATTTCACAGGGTGTATAGAAAATTTTTACTTAAATGCCACTAGTATTATACATGACTTAAGGGAGACTGAAATCACTGGAGAAAACTTGAGATACTATAGAGTTAATACAATCTACAGCTGCCCAGAACCACCTATAATTCCTGTGACATTTTTAACTCAGGGATCATACGCAAGACTCAAAGGATACGAGGGAATATCTTCCATGAATGTTTCCCTCACGTTTCGGACATACGAAGATAAAGGAATCATTTTATATCATCAGTTTACATCTCCAGGTTTTGTGAAG TTGTATTTAGAAGACGGAAAATTGAAGGTCGACATACAAACAAAAGAAAATCCCCAAGTAGTTTTAGATAACTTCAATGAAAAGTTCAACGATGGCAAATGGCACCAGGTCATTCTGACAATATCCAAAAATAGTTTGATTTTAAATGTCGATGGAACACCGATGAGAACTAAACGGATATTGGAGATGATAACGGGACCGGTGTATCTAATAGGCGGCGTGACTGGTATAGAAAGCAACCGTGGATTTGTCGGTTGTATGCGAATGATAAGCATCGATGGCAATTACAAGCTGCCAACCGATTGGAAGGAGGAAGAATATTGTTGCAAGAACGAAGTCGTCTTCGATGCTTGCCAGATGATGGACCGTTGCAATCCAAACCCATGCAAACATTCTGGCGTTTGTCGTCAAAATTCTGATGAATTCTTCTGTGACTGTGCCAATACGGGTTATACAGGGGCAGTATGCCATACCT CACTGAATCCACTTTCCTGTGAAGCATACAAAAACATAAATTCAGTAAATCAGCGAGCAGATATTAAAATAGATGTGGACGGAAGCGGTCCGCTGAAACCATTTCCTGTAGTCTGTGAATTTTACACTGACGGGCGTGTAAGAACCATCGTAAGGCACAACAACGAGCGCATCACTCCTGTAGATGGATTCCAAGAACCAGGTAGTTTTGTGCAAGATATTATCTACGACGCTGACATGGATCAGATTGAAGCGCTCCTAAACAGGTCCACAAGTTGTAGACAGAGGATCAGTTACGAATGTGTACGTTCAAAGTTGTTCAATTCACCAG TACCGCAAGGAAGCGAGTTTAGGCCGAACTCGTGGTGGGTCAGCAGGAATAATCAGAAAATGGACTACTGGGGCGGAGCTTTGGCAGGATCACGCAAATGCGAGTGCGGTATCCTCGGCAATTGCGCAGATCCTACGAAATGGTGTAATTGCGATTCTGATCTGGACGGTCCTCTTGAAGACAGCGGCGACATTACCGAAAAAGAGTATCTTCCTGTGAAACAATTACGATTCGGCGACACTGGTACACCGGTAGATGAAAAGGAAGGACGTTACACTCTTGGGCCTCTTATCTGCGAGGGAGATG ATTTGTTCAAGAACGTAGTAACATTCCGTGTTGTTGACGCCACTATCAATCTCCCAACCTTTGACATTGGTCACAGCGGTGACATCTTTTTTGAGTTCAAAACAACGATTGACAATGCAGTTATAATTCACAGCAAAGGGCCTACGGATTACATTAAAATTTCTATAAACAGCGGCAATCAGATTCAGTTCCAGTACTTGGCAGGCGGTGGTCCGCTCACTGTAAGCGTTCAGACCTCTTATAGATTGGCTGACAATCGATGGCACTCCGTGTCTGTGGAAAGAAACCGTAAAGAAGCTAGAATAGTGGTGGACGGGGCATTGAAAAACGAAGTGCGAGAACCTCCGGGACCGGTACGAGCGCTTCATCTGACATCAGATCTTGTGGTAGGCGCCACAACAGATTTCAGAGACGGCTATGTAGGATGTATTAGAGCGCTTCTATTAAACGGACAGCTACAGGATCTCAGAAGCTACGCTCGACAAAGCCTGTATGGTGTCTCCGAAGGTTGCATGGGTAAATGCGAAAGCAGCCCATGTCTTAACAACGGAACATGCCATGAAAGATACGACGGGTATTCGTGCGACTGTCGCTGGACCGCGTTCAAGGGCCCCATTTGTGCAGACG AAATCGGTGTGAACATGCGTCCCAGCTCGATAATAAAGTACGACTTCATGGGCAGCTGGCGCTCAACGATATCCGAGAAGATCAGGGTCGGTTTTACTACGACCAATCCGAAAGGTTTCTTGCTTGGGCTATTTTCAAACATTTCCGGAGAGTATATGACAATCATGGTCTCGAACAGCGGACACTTGCGCGTGGTGTTCGACTTTGGCTTCGAACGGCAAGAAGTGATATTTCCGAACAAACACTTCGGCTTGGGGCAGTACCACGACGTCAGAGTGGGCAGGAAGAATTCAGGCTCCACTCTTGTTCTGCAAGTCGACAATTACGAGCCGAAGGAGTTTCATTTTAACATCAAAACGTCCGCGGATGctcaatttaataatattcagtACATGTACATTGGGAAGAATGAATCCATAACAGAGGGATTCGCTGGATGTATATCCAGAGTCGAATTTGATGATATATATCCTCTGAAGTTACTTTTCCAAGAGGACGGACCGGCAAATGTTCGCACATTCGGCACTCCTCTCACAGAGGACTTTTGCGGTGTCGAACCGATCACACATCCTCCGGATGTCGTTGAAACACGTCCACCTCCGGAGGTGGACGAGGAGAAAGTTCGAGCCGCGTACAACGAAACTGATACAGCTATCTTAGGTAGCGTGTTGGCTATCATTATCATAGCGTTAGTAATAATGGCTGTACTTATAGGAAGATACATGTCGCGACATAAAGGTGAATATTTGACGCAAGAGGACAAAGGTGCTGAAATAGCATTAGATCCGGATTCAGCTGTCGTCCACTCGACCACAGGCCATCAAGTTCAAAAGAAGAAGGAATGGTTCATCTAA
- the LOC117227766 gene encoding dynein axonemal intermediate chain 3, which produces MDNEFDSNDEVEKDELDDDDDDDDEKGQGELKDEKTATQRKDGDDVNRFESSADVYALFGQDVDDDTKLNKEWDVEEWERSPSKETIDSEKEAKEMAYLDVEHEPKERRRTIYELDSYSSTGLSAVDVLKLSSMDIEPEPRKEVRYSISLGMPGIARINLSPLTQKVIGCVIGENVSTEYPWIFVRKEIIEDNIDLHEESSDFLPVKDEIREFAEQKILIGYMPSLTQEGQFYICLTIEGQRAMVEYIKRQREEHENRVRNTVYKPLGKWQELGSADEIETTIVAKTRPLLEIEFVSTADVLNVDLDLVDRTANEQKDGYIELLPYREVFQNISRRLMCAATQVTPQNRDSETQTVISTPANRWTQYGYGYESPDISSFTEEQLEQLRIFLHRFTDEVCDELLLNATWDIYSNDYMNLVRDSRDTQWSVPRIYKENLSFHDGTRVVEKVINDIAWHPLWTGVLFAAYTRYSKSHRLVGPKSHEDVLKADDDNYILTWSFNDSLTPKLVLECTREVTAVASNPLDANLIVGGCANGQIVLWHIPGKIEQIETVPVSTPTQIKYKLAIKNLTTWLRQVSATYVVKPTLLSSLKESQKGEITNITWLSPYSTVDENGVVSSLPEDTSVDDLSTQFVTSSTDGTIAFWDLKLARQKFQKETQRVAKKKAAMKRPETLQPLSPYKHLDRIFRPHYLLIVHHPDVSRRVVISTLTIFVPEFQKQRVDLTQSSKDVTVRRYFKNIVKKPDYEMQPSMFLGTVEGDFGCVKWRGYDFSTGMTVNTEVCEWSWCRKVHDGPITHAIRSRIFSDLIATIGGKIFAIWKETLDAPLIWKKSTVGYTAVFWGRSRPTVLILARMDGTVEIWDFFVKSEEPCITQSLSGRIITGIYIHLLDLDPLCVGFCDYNGTLRMFHPPSTYLKYDGSNERWMAHFIKQQLLRTENCKNWRNWWRETHREIIEEKQRLMERITRKKELEQEDKAGGQLTETDTAAVEVTKTSVRDTDEYASTCTRNQRVVRLKPWEMIEEARARWKQMQLRRMQHVLLEKKGLRKDELERQREPILRMREETKRRREKLKEKLDSRAKIFEHTVSVFFPERPTEVKPVSVSSIGSGIPRRTRIDTALVDKILQGEVLQATTYVDPDELIVQHFVETQSKMLTFLRENKLTHTFDWRKTLREGKSRRVDMDHMLEHNT; this is translated from the exons ATGGACAACGAATTCGATTCCAACGACGAGGTGGAGAAAGATGAactagacgacgacgacgacgacgacgacgagaaaGGACAAGGAGAGTTGAAGGACGAGAAGACTGCGACACAACGGAAAGATGGCGACGATGTAAATCGTTTCGAGAGTTCAGCCGACGTCTACGCGTTGTTCGGCCAGGATGTCGATGACGATACGAAACTCAATAAAGAATGGGACGTCGAGGAATGGGAACGAT CTCCGTCCAAAGAAACGATCGACTCGGAGAAGGAGGCGAAGGAAATGGCGTATCTCGATGTCGAGCACGAGCCGAAAGAAAGACGCAGAACCATTTACGAGCTGGACTCGTATTCCTCCACCGGTCTCTCGGCCGTGGACGTCCTCAAGCTTAGCTCGATGGACATTGAACCTGAGCCTCGAAAAGAAGTTCGATACTCGATATCATTG GGCATGCCAGGCATAGCTAGGATAAACTTATCGCCGTTGACGCAAAAGGTGATCGGTTGCGTGATCGGGGAGAACGTCAGCACCGAGTATCCGTGGATATTCGTCCGGAAGGAGATAATCGAGGACAATATAGATCTTCACGAAGAGAGCAGCGACTTTTTGCCGGTGAAAGACGAGATACGCGAGTTCGCTGAGCAGAAGATACTTATCGGCTACATGCCGTCGCTGACGCAGGAGGGCCAGTTCTACATTTGTTTGACCATCGAGGGACAACGCGCTATGGTGGAGTACATTAAAAGGCAGAGGGAGGAGCACGAGAACCGTGTCAGAAACACGGTTTACAAACCGCTGGGCAAATGGCAAGAATTGGGAAGCGCCGACGAGATTGAAACGACCATCGTTGCCAAGACAAGGCCGCTCCTGGAGATCGAG TTTGTGTCTACGGCGGACGTGCTCAACGTGGACCTGGATTTGGTGGACAGAACGGCGAACGAACAGAAGGACGGGTACATCGAGCTGCTCCCTTATCGCGAGGTCTTCCAAAATATTTCCCGGAGGTTGATGTGCGCTGCTACCCAAGTAACGCCGCAGAATAGAGACTCGGAGACGCAGACGGTGATTTCGACGCCGGCGAATCGCTGGACCCAATATGGATACGGGTACGAGTCTCCGGACATTTCTTCCTTCACCGAAGAGCAACTGGAACAACTGAGAATCTTCCTGCACCGTTTCACGGACGAAGTGTGCGACGAA CTTCTATTAAACGCCACATGGGACATCTATTCGAACGATTACATGAATCTGGTGCGCGACTCAAGGGATACACAATGGTCCGTACCTAGAATTTACAAGGAAAACCTGAGCTTTCACGACGGTACCCGTGTGGTGGAGAAGGTGATCAACGACATCGCGTGGCATCCGTTATGGACCGGGGTCCTGTTTGCTGCCTACACGCGGTACTCGAAGAGTCATCGCCTAGTGGGCCCCAAGTCGCACGAAGAT GTACTGAAAGCCGACGACGATAATTACATTCTGACATGGTCGTTTAACGACAGTCTAACGCCAAAACTGGTTCTCGAATGCACAAGGGAGGTGACCGCGGTCGCCTCGAACCCGTTGGACGCAAACCTGATTGTAGGGGGCTGCGCGAACGGCC AGATCGTGCTGTGGCATATCCCCGGGAAGATCGAGCAAATTGAAACGGTGCCGGTGAGCACACCGACCCAGATAAAGTACAAGCTCGCCATAAAGAACTTGACCACATGGCTGCGGCAAGTGTCCGCCACTTACGTTGTCAAGCCCACCCTGTTGTCCTCGCTGAAAGAAAGCCAGAAAGGTGAAATAACCAATATAACGTGGCTCTCGCCTTACAGCACGGTCGACGAGAACGGTGTAGTATCGTCGTTGCCGGAGGACACAAGCGTGGACGATTTGAGCACACAATTTGTTACTTCGAGCACGGACGGCACGATAGCCTTCTGGGATTTAAAGTTAGC GCGACAGAAATTCCAGAAAGAAACCCAACGGGTCGCCAAGAAGAAGGCGGCGATGAAACGGCCGGAAACGCTGCAACCCCTGTCGCCGTATAAACATCTCGATCGCATCTTCCGGCCGCACTATCTGCTGATCGTCCATCATCCCGACGTCAGCCGTAGAGTCGTGATCTCCACCCTCACCATTTTCGTGCCGGAGTTCCAGAAGCAACGCGTCGATCTTACCCAGTCGTCGAAGGACGTCACCGTTAGAAGATACTTTAAAAATATAGTCAAGAAGCCGGACTACGAAATGCAGCCGAGCATGTTTCTCGGCACCGTCGAAG GTGATTTCGGTTGCGTCAAGTGGAGAGGATACGATTTCTCCACCGGCATGACCGTTAACACCGAAGTCTGCGAGTGGTCTTGGTGCAGAAAGGTGCACGACGGCCCGATAACTCACGCGATCCGGTCGAGGATCTTCAGCGATTTAATAGCGACGATAGGCGGCAAAATATTTGCCATTTGGAAGGAAACCTTAGACGCCCCGTTGATATGGAAGAAATCGACCGTCGG GTACACGGCTGTGTTTTGGGGACGTTCGCGTCCCACGGTTCTGATCCTGGCTCGCATGGACGGCACCGTCGAAATTTGGGACTTTTTCGTTAAAAGCGAAGAGCCATGCATCACGCAGAGCCTGTCCGGTCGCATCATCACAGGGATATACATACACCTGTTGGACTTGGACCCGTTGTGCGTAGGATTCTGCGACTACAACGGCACCTTGCGGATGTTTCATCCTCCGTCCACGTATCTCAAATACGACGGAAGCAACGAACGATGGATGGCTCATTTCATCAAGCAACAACTGCTAAGG ACAGAGAACTGCAAGAATTGGCGGAACTGGTGGCGCGAGACTCACCGCGAGATCATCGAGGAGAAACAGAGACTGATGGAGCGGATCACGCGGAAAAAGGAGCTGGAACAGGAAGACAAAGCCGGGGGTCAATTAACGGAGACAGACACGGCTGCGGTGGAAGTAACAAAGACGTCTGTACGCGACACCGACGAATACGCTTCGACGTGTACTCGCAATCAGAGAGTCGTTCGACTT AAACCGTGGGAGATGATCGAGGAAGCGCGCGCGCGATGGAAGCAGATGCAGCTGAGACGCATGCAGCATGTGCTCCTGGAAAAGAAGGGCCTGAGAAAGGATGAGCTGGAAAGGCAACGCGAGCCAATACTCAGGATGCGCGAGGAGACCAAGAGGAGGAGGGAGAAGTTGAAGGAGAAGCTGGATTCGCGGGCCAAGATTTTCGAGCACACCGTGAGCGTATTTTTCCCGGAACGTCCGACTGAGGTCAAGCCTGTGTCGGTGAGCTCGATAGGCTCGGGTATCCCAAGGAGAACCCGCATCGATACAGCGCTGGTGGACAAGATACTGCAAGGAGAAGTATTACAG GCTACCACTTATGTCGATCCGGACGAGCTGATCGTGCAGCATTTCGTGGAGACGCAGTCGAAGATGTTGACGTTCCTGCGAGAAAACAAGTTGACTCACACGTTCGATTGGCGGAAAACGTTGCGCGAAGGAAAATCGAGGCGCGTTGACATGGATCACATGCTGGAGCACAACACTTAA